TAACCTTTGAACTGCGGATAATATAGCATTATCTCCACAGCCAGTGCACCATCTTGGAACTCCGCCTTGGTAATCTTCCAATTTATGGAGTTCGTCTGTCATTTGCAGTAAACATTCTGTTGCAGTAAATGGCATTGTATTATCCTTCCTTTGAAATTCTGTCAGAAATTAGTTTGTAAATTGTTTTAGGTTTGATTGATTGTCCTCGACTTTCACTAAAACAGTCGATATCTACTAAATATCTAGATCTAAGTAAAATTGCTAATGCCGTATAACGACGATTTGTCTCGTCGATAAGTTTATCTTCAAGTCTATCACTCCAGTTATTTTCTATTGTGATAATTTGTTTGAATCCGTTCATTATTTCTTTTATTCCAGGAGGCAGTGGATTTAAAAACTGCAAGTGTATAGAAGAGACTTTTTTTCCTTCTTTTTGTAAGTTTTCTACCGCCTCCTCGATGGCTCCTCGAGTGCTTCCCCAACCAATTACCAGTAATTCCCCTTTGGGTTCTCCGAAAACCGTGGGTGCTTTTAAAGTTTTTTGCAAGGCAGCTAATTTTAAACTGCGTGCATGAAGGGATTGTTCATTAATATCAGCATCATAGGCAACGTGACTATCTACGTCATGCGCAAGACCTGTAACCGTGTGCATTCCCCCCGGTTGACCCGGACGAAATCGAATAGAAAGTCCTGTTGTTTTATCCCAATCATATGGTTTAACTCCTGGCGGTACGGGACTTTGGTCTATGGGAGGTGCAAGCCATGACTCATTAAATTCAGGTCTAGGAAATGGTTGCTGGGATGTGGCGAGTGTCGCATCCGATAAAACGATTACGACCATATTAAATGTTTCTGCAATTTTTCTTGCTGTGATGATAGAATAAAAACAATCTTCGATAGTACTTGCTGCCATAACTACTTTGGGTGCATCCCCATGACTACCGAAGATTGCAGTCATTAAATCACCTTGTTCCGTTTTTGTGGGTTGTCCTGTGCTCGGTCCACCTCTTTGCACGTTAACTACAACTAGTGGAATTTCCGCCATTACGGCCAGTCCCATTGCTTCTTGTTTCAATGAAAATCCCGGTCCAGAAGTAATGGTTACTGCACATTTGCCGGCGTACGAGGCACCGATAGCAAATGCACAAGCGGCTATTTCGTCTTCTGCTTGGTGCACAATTCCACCTACTTTTTCAAATACATCGCTTAGATAATGAGAGGCAGATGTAGCAGGTGTAATAGGATACATAGCACATATCTCCATTCCTGAGGCTAACACACCCATACCGATTGCTGTATTTCCATTTACTACTATTTGAGGTTCTTTTACTTCTGTAATGGGCATACTAAATTTAAAATCTAAATTTTCCTCTGCCCATTTTGAACCTGCTTCTAGTAATTTTACATTTGCATCAATTACCTTTTGTTCTTTTTTCCCAAACGTAACTGCAATTTGTTCTATAGCGAGATGTAAATCAAAACTATAAACTTCACAAATCATTCCGAGCGCAAACATATTCTTACCCTTTTTTGCATCGGACACAATGGATTTACAAACTTGTTCCATAGGTACTTCGTAGACTTTATATCCTGCTTCTATTAACTTATCATAACTTTCTGTATAGGCAGAAACTATTTTTGGATCGGGATGATTTCTCCACATACTTTCTAATAGAATAATACAACCTGACTTTAATTCATTTGCGCGAACTCGTCCCAATAATACTTGTTCGTTAAACGCAACAACAAGTTCGGTTTCATTCCCTCCATTCGTAATTTTATTTGATCCAATTCTGATTCTATTTCCACTTGCACCCGCAATACTTCTTGCTGGCGGGCGAATCTCCGCAGGTATAATTTCTGTAGTCCAGATTCCGTAACCCATTTGAGCTGCGATAGCGCCTAACGATTGACCACATTTTTGTGCTCCTTCACCCGAATCGCTAATGACCTCTATAATATGTTCTTGCAGAGTTGCTATTAGTTTCTCTTTTTTCTCCTGGTTTAATTTACCGTTTGCTTCTACCGTTTGGTTCATTTTCTATGCCTGTTGGATCCTTACAAATTTTACTCTAATTTTTCAATATTCGCACTCTAGCGAAGTTATGCTCTTTTAAATCAATTCCAAATAAACCTTTTCCTTTTGTTCGATAAGGAGTATATTCGTCTTTGATTCCAAGATATTCTTTCATGCTCTTTGCTGATTTTCGACCGGCACCCATAGCTCTAATCACAGTTGCAGCTCCTGTAACAATATCTCCACCGGCAAATACTCCCGCTATAGAAGTAGCAAGATTTTCATCTGTTTCAATATAACCTTTTTTGTTTAATTTTAACTTAGAAGTTTGACCCATAATGGGATTTGCGTTAGTGCCTATAGCTGATACAATCACGTCTACTTCAAAATCAAATTCACTACCTAATATAGGAACCGGTTTTCTTCTTCCAGAGTTATCAGGCTCGCCTAATTCCATTTTGACGCATTTCATCGCTCTTACGCCACCTTTTCCATTATCTAAAACTGCTACTGGATTTGTGAGCCAATGGTATTCTACACCTTCTTGTTCGGCGTGATGAATTTCTTCGATTCTTGCTGGTGCTTCTGTTCTTGATCTGCGATAAATACAATAAACTTTTTCTGCACCCAATCGTAACGAAACACGCAGTGCATCCATCGCTGTGTTACCCGCACCAACTACTGCAACTCTTTTTCCTAAGGGAAGGGGAGTGTCGAAAAAAGGAAATTCTTTCCCGCGCATTAAATTACAACGAGTTAGAAGTTCATTTGCTGATAAAACTCCATTGAGTGAGTCACCGGGCACACCAAGCATAGCAGGATAACCAGCACCAACTCCAATAAATATGGAATGAAATCCCATTTCCTCTATCATTTGATCAATTGTAAATAATCTACCAACTAACGTATTGCATTCGAACTTTACGCCTAATTTTTTTAGATTTTCAATTTCTGCATCTATGACAGTATTTGGTAATCTAAAGTCTGGAATTCCATATCGTAAAACTCCGCCAGGTACATGAAAAGCTTCAAAGATTGTGACATCACAACCTGCTTTTGCCATATCTGCCGCACATGCCAGACCTGCAGGTCCTGAACCTACAATTGCAACCTTAAAATCATTTGGTTCAATATAGGGAATATTTACCCAGCCCTCTTTGATAGCAGTGTCACCTATAAATCTTTCCAGTCTTCCTATTGCTACTGGCTCAAGAGAAGCGCCTACTGTGCATACTCCTTCGCATTGATTTTCTTGAGGGCAAACTCTTCCGCATACTGCGGGTAATAAGTTTGTTTGCGTTATAATATCGTAAGCTTCATGGTATTTTTTTTCGCTGATTTTTTTTATAAAGCCCGGTATATCAATATTAACCGGACATCCAGAAACGCAGGGCTGATCGGGGCAATCTAAACAGCGATCTGATTCGCGAAGTGCCTCTTTTTCATTGTATCCACAGGCTACTTCCTCAAAATTTCTAGCTCGAACTAACGGTTCTTGTTCTCGCATTGGAGTCCGATCTTGCAAAATCGTGCGAATTGTTTTTTTCTTTACTAGTGCCATTATCCATTGCCTCTATTTTCCAGTCCGGCGGAATTTTCCTTAAGGTACTTTTGCATATTACATGTTTTATTCCAATGTTCAATTGCTATACGCTCCTCCTTTGTGTAATTTTTTAGTCTGAGTACTAACTCTTCAAAGTCCACTTGGTGTCCGTCAAAATCGGGTCCATCTACACAAGCAAACTTCACTTCATTTCCAATTTTTACACGACAGCCGCCACACATCCCAGTTCCATCCACCATAAGCGGATTTAAACTAACCATTGTTTTGATGGAGTGCGGTCTAGTTGCTTCTGAGCATCCTTTCATCATGATCGGAGGTCCTATGGCAATGACCTCGTCTATATCTGAATGTTTCGCAATGGCTTGTTTGATCCCTTCTGTGACTAATCCATGTAATCCAACAGAACCATCGTCCGTACAAATAATAAATTCATCACACCAAGCTCTAAATTTATCTTCCCAAAAAATTAATTCCTTATTTCTAAATCCAACTACACCAATTACATAAGCTCCCTTTTCTTTAAATCCACGTGCCTGCACAAATACAGGAGCAACGCCCAATCCGCCACCTACACAAACGACTTTTTTCGCCTGACTCAAATGACTCGGAACACCCATAGGACCTACTATTCCATAGAGGCTAACACCGGGTATGCACTCTAATTGCATTTCCTTTGTGGTTTTTCCGACGGCTTGGATTACAAGTGTAATCGTGCCTTTCGTTTGATCATAATCAGCAATCGTGAGTGGAATTCTTTCACTGTATTCGTTTAACATTACAATGACAAACTGTCCTGGTTTTGCGGCTTTTGCCATAAGGGGGTGACTTATTTCTAGAGAATAGGTTACATCCGAGAAATCTTCCCGAGAAATGATTTCAAAATTACTCATATCTTTGGCTCCTATACTAAACTTACTAACTCACCTTACGCTATGCTATTATCATTGCTTCTCAAAAGCAATGATTTAGTTCGGGTGAGTCCAGTGTCCACTTGACGGTTGCACCCGAACTCAATGTTTCTCCCTCAATCTCTTTCGCTCAAGCCCATTGTTGCTTTCACAACAATAGGTCGAAACATAATAGTGGACTTTCCACCTATCGCTTGTGCGCTCTCCTTGAGCCAAGCTATCGCAGGCTATTGATTCTATTAGTTTATTAGCATTTTCTAATATTTTTAAATTATATTTCATTTTCATAATTTTCCTATTTTGCGTAACATCAGTTAGTAACTCTTTGGCATTGTTTTATACTACACCATCTAACAGTTAATAGCAATATGATATAAATCATAGGTTTAAAATACTGCATCTTAAAATGAATTCATATTAAATTGAACATTGAACATTTCTAATTTTAAATTAATGTGCATATGCGTTCGAATCTACTCAATGCTCTCAACTAAGTATTTTCTATGCTGTAAAATTCTATTAAGTAAAGCTTATGTCATTGTGGGTCGCTAAGTATTAATACTCAGTTTTCAAATGACTTGTTTGCAGTTAGAATTATGGAAGATTTTTCATAGAATACATTTTATGTTTATTTAAAACTAAAAAAATTCTATTGATAAAACTCATTTTTATTTAGATTCAATATAAATGAGTTTTTTGAATTGGATTTTACTAAATTAGTTTACAATTTTTTTTTCGATGGTAACAGTATTAATTCCGTTTTCATGTGAATAAGTAACCTTATCCATTAATTTTTCTACAAGAAATACTCCGAATCCGCCACGCCGTTCTCCTTTTAAATTGGCTTCCAGAGATGGTTCGGGGACTTTATTTCTGTCGAAAGGTATTCCTTTGTCCTGAATCAGAATGATAATTGTATCTTCAGTAAATTTAATTGCACATTCGAATGTAGGATTTGGTAAATTTGTGTCTTTATAAGAATGCATTACGACGTTAGTCGCCGCTTCATCGCAACATAGAAGTATATCATCAGAAAGATATTCCGATAGATTACGAATTTTAATTGTATCAAATAGAAAATCTCTAAATTTAGGAATAGCTGCGTTAATCGCAGGAAAAGTTTTGCGAAATTGAAAGTCATCATTGAATTTTAAAATCAATACTGTGAAGTCATCAAATTGTTCTGTTGATTCAGAATAATCAACAATTTCTTTATACACTTCTTCGATGATTTCTTGGGGATTTTTATTTTTACGTTTTATGATTTCTTGAACGAATCTTTCGAGTCCAAACTCATTATCGTCTTTATCTTTTTCTTCAATGGCCCCGTCCGTATATAGAACAACCATATCTCCCGATTTAGGTTGAATCTTTCCGCCTACATATTTCCCGGTAGGAATAACACCAAGTGGCGCACCGGTTCCTTTTATAAACTCATAGGTTTCGTCGGCTTTTATCCATATTTGATCGTTGTGACCTGCGGATGCGAATTCAATTTCCATATTGGATGGATTATAATGTATGAAAAATAAAGTTACAAACATCCCAGATTGTGAGTCTTCGTAGATAAGAGAATTCGCAGCTTTTAATAAATCAGCAGGATTCATTTCGTGGTTACGACTGAGTGTCCGCATAACAGAAGAACTCATTGCCATAAAAATAGCAGCTGGTAAACTTTTTCCAGATACGTCAGCAATTAA
This sequence is a window from Leptospiraceae bacterium. Protein-coding genes within it:
- the gltA gene encoding NADPH-dependent glutamate synthase; its protein translation is MALVKKKTIRTILQDRTPMREQEPLVRARNFEEVACGYNEKEALRESDRCLDCPDQPCVSGCPVNIDIPGFIKKISEKKYHEAYDIITQTNLLPAVCGRVCPQENQCEGVCTVGASLEPVAIGRLERFIGDTAIKEGWVNIPYIEPNDFKVAIVGSGPAGLACAADMAKAGCDVTIFEAFHVPGGVLRYGIPDFRLPNTVIDAEIENLKKLGVKFECNTLVGRLFTIDQMIEEMGFHSIFIGVGAGYPAMLGVPGDSLNGVLSANELLTRCNLMRGKEFPFFDTPLPLGKRVAVVGAGNTAMDALRVSLRLGAEKVYCIYRRSRTEAPARIEEIHHAEQEGVEYHWLTNPVAVLDNGKGGVRAMKCVKMELGEPDNSGRRKPVPILGSEFDFEVDVIVSAIGTNANPIMGQTSKLKLNKKGYIETDENLATSIAGVFAGGDIVTGAATVIRAMGAGRKSAKSMKEYLGIKDEYTPYRTKGKGLFGIDLKEHNFARVRILKN
- a CDS encoding 2-oxoacid:acceptor oxidoreductase subunit alpha is translated as MNQTVEANGKLNQEKKEKLIATLQEHIIEVISDSGEGAQKCGQSLGAIAAQMGYGIWTTEIIPAEIRPPARSIAGASGNRIRIGSNKITNGGNETELVVAFNEQVLLGRVRANELKSGCIILLESMWRNHPDPKIVSAYTESYDKLIEAGYKVYEVPMEQVCKSIVSDAKKGKNMFALGMICEVYSFDLHLAIEQIAVTFGKKEQKVIDANVKLLEAGSKWAEENLDFKFSMPITEVKEPQIVVNGNTAIGMGVLASGMEICAMYPITPATSASHYLSDVFEKVGGIVHQAEDEIAACAFAIGASYAGKCAVTITSGPGFSLKQEAMGLAVMAEIPLVVVNVQRGGPSTGQPTKTEQGDLMTAIFGSHGDAPKVVMAASTIEDCFYSIITARKIAETFNMVVIVLSDATLATSQQPFPRPEFNESWLAPPIDQSPVPPGVKPYDWDKTTGLSIRFRPGQPGGMHTVTGLAHDVDSHVAYDADINEQSLHARSLKLAALQKTLKAPTVFGEPKGELLVIGWGSTRGAIEEAVENLQKEGKKVSSIHLQFLNPLPPGIKEIMNGFKQIITIENNWSDRLEDKLIDETNRRYTALAILLRSRYLVDIDCFSESRGQSIKPKTIYKLISDRISKEG
- a CDS encoding sulfide/dihydroorotate dehydrogenase-like FAD/NAD-binding protein, whose product is MSNFEIISREDFSDVTYSLEISHPLMAKAAKPGQFVIVMLNEYSERIPLTIADYDQTKGTITLVIQAVGKTTKEMQLECIPGVSLYGIVGPMGVPSHLSQAKKVVCVGGGLGVAPVFVQARGFKEKGAYVIGVVGFRNKELIFWEDKFRAWCDEFIICTDDGSVGLHGLVTEGIKQAIAKHSDIDEVIAIGPPIMMKGCSEATRPHSIKTMVSLNPLMVDGTGMCGGCRVKIGNEVKFACVDGPDFDGHQVDFEELVLRLKNYTKEERIAIEHWNKTCNMQKYLKENSAGLENRGNG